GGTGTTAGGGCTGCCTTCGCTCATGGTCTCACCTGTCTCGTACACGCGTGTCCTTTCTTATAGGGAAAACGAGACCGGTCGCCCCGGTCCCGCCCCCTGATTGCTTTGCTTAACAGTTTACTTCCTCAAGCCGAGTTTCTCAATCAAGGCCTTGTAACGGCCCTCGTCCTCCCGCTCGAGGTACCGCAACAGCCGCTTACGCCGCCCCACGAGCTTCAACAAGCCGCGGTGGGAGTGGTAGTCGTGCTTGTGCACGCGCAGGTGCTCGGAGAGCCGGTTGATGCGCGCCGTGAGTAGCGCGACCTGCACCTCGGTCGAACCGGTGTCACCGGGGAAACGCGCAAACTCCTGAATGATCCGCTGCTTTTCTTCCGTCGTGATCGACATCTCAACCTCCGTCAGGTAAGGGAACGCGCACTTCAGGCCTTCCCTCCCTCAAAACCTTTCCCAGCTTAAGGCCTTCCACACGGGCGGGTCAAGGGCCCCCCCGGCGTAGCTCCTCCAGGAGGGTTTGGGCTTCCCGGACGGCCTCCTCGAGCAAAGCGGCTAGACGCTCGTCCTCCAGATACACCGCACGCCACGCCAGGTACACGAGCCGCTCCCCGCGCGGGTCATCCTCAAGCGTTTCAGCAAGTTCGGCCAGGGTTTCGGGGTCTTGCTGCTCAATGAAAGCTTCCAGAAGCGCGGTCAGCTCCACGCGCTTATCGTATACTCGGCAGCGTGCGGGATGTGCTGGATCGAGCCGCGAAAGAGCTGGATCGGGTGCGCCGCCTGCCCCCTGAAAAGGGAATCGCGGTGATTCAGGAGGCGTTGGCCCTTTTGGAGGCAGTGCCTCCAGGGCGGGAGCGCGACGGTATGATGGCCCTCGCGTACCTTAGGTTGGCGCAGCTTAAGCAACGGTTGGGGAAAAGCGAGGAGGCAGAACGCGCGTTTTGGGTAGGGTTCAGCTACGCTCGCACCTCTGGAGAGGTGCGGGTGCGTCGCTTCGCGGAGCGCTTGAAGGAGGAGTTTGATGCCTGATGTGATCGGTCTGCTCGCGGTTTGGAGCATCGTGATCAGCGGCGGGTTTTTGCTTTTGGGGGTGGGCTTGATCCGGCGCGGGAACGTGCGCTGGCACCACCGCGCCATGCTGACGGCCACGGTCTTCGCGGCGCTGTTTCTGGTGTTTTACCTGGCGAAATGGGCGCTTATAGGTACGACCCGGTACGCGGGGCCCGAGGCGTGGCGCGCGGCTTATTACTTCGTTCTCTTCACGCACACGCTGCTCGCCGCCGTGAACGGCCCCCTTGCTCTTGTAGTGCTGTACAACGCCTTTAAGGGAAGGTTTGACCGGCATAAGGCCTGGGCGCGCTGGACGGTCCCGATCTGGTTATACGTGGCCTTGAGCGGCTGGATCATCTACGTGGTGCTGAGGCTGTACGGGGAGAAGGCAGACGGGATCGCGTTTTAACCGGGACTAGCGGAGAGCGAAACCCCCAGCACCTCCGCTGGGGGTTTCCGTTTCTGGTTGCGGGGGCAGGATTTGAACCTGCGACCTTCGGGTTATGAGCCCGACGAGCTACCAGACTGCTCCACCCCGCGTCACCGCTGCTTAATGTAGCAGACACACAAATTCTTGTCAAGGGAAATGGAAATCGGGGTCATGTAAAAAACTCGGTTGAGTAAGAGGGGAGCCCTTAGTCTGGTTCTGCCATGAAGCCGACTGAGGACTCCCCGAGCTCCATCGTACCCTGTCCCCACTGCGGAGCCACCCGTGAGGAGAGCGGGGGCTACCGCAGACGCAAGCTGCGCACCTTTCGGGGCATCCAGGAAGTCAGAGTCAAACGGATCCGCTGCGCCCAATGCAAGCGCCAGAAACGAGCTCTCTACCCGGAGGACTGCCCTAGAAGCCGCTGGTACGCGATCTCCATCCAGGAGCACTTCCTCATCCTCGCAAGCCATCGCGCCCCTGAAAGCGTCCAAAACGATCTCGCCAAGAACCTGGGCTTCCCCCTCGCCCGTCCCACCCGCCTCCGCTGGCTCAGGTCCGCGGGGGCCAGGGCCAAACGGCTCCTTCAGCGGGAGAACCGTCTTCTCCGAGGGCGGGTGTACTGGGGGAGTGTGGATGAATGGGCCTTTGGCCGGGGCCCCAAGGGGTACGGGTACCTTTACTTTGAGGCTTGGACGGGTTGCCCGCTGTGGGGAGACCTTGGCCATCGGCGGCGTTACGAGCGGGTGCGGGAGCTCCTTTGGAGGTTACCTCCAAGGCTGGGGGTGGTTTCGGACGGGGCGCAGGAGGTAGGGGAGGCGTTGGGCTGGTTGGGGCGGAGGCTGCTTTGGGCCCGGTGCGCTTTCCACCTGATGCGGGAGGTACGGGCCAAGGTGGACCGGAAGGCGTGGGGGGAGATACGGGAGGGTCTGAGGGTGCTGCGGGGGCTTGGGCCTGGGGAGAGGGAGGCGTTCTTTTGGAAGGAGCTTCTGCCCCGGTGGGGTAAGGCCTTGGAGGGCTGGGTGCGGGCTTGGGAGGGGTTGCAGGAGGCTTGGGGGGCCGAGGTACCGCCTCCTTGGACAAACAACGTGGCGGAGGTAGGGCATGGGCGATTGTGGCGGCGGCGCAGGCGGAGGGTGTTGCGGAGCCTGGAGGTGGGGGAATCCTGGTTGATGGTGGGGCTTTACCGGATGCGGCATCGGCGGATTGGGGAAAAGAGCCCCTGGGAAAGGCTTACGGGAACTCTTTCCCCAGAGTGCTGGTGGAGGCCCCTGGTGGGGAGGATAAAAGGGTCAACTCAAAACTTGCACCTCCCGCATATCCCGCATAAACCTTCACCCCCTCCCCCCGGCGGCCAGAGACCCAGGGCATAGAGCTCCCGCAGGGCGACCTGCACCACGAGCTCAGGCAAGAGAACCCGCGCCGCCCGCTCCCTGGCCTCCCGCCAGCTTCCTTCCCCCTCCATGCCCACCCAGTGGGCCAACAGGTAGGCCAGAAGGGAAAGCACCAGAAAACGGTGCACCCCCAAAGCCGTCCGCTGCCCAAACTGCCCCAGGGAGAACTCGCTTTTCGCGGCGCGGAAGAAGTGCTCTATGGCAAACCGCCTCTTTCCCCAAGTGAGCGCCGTCCGGGGCGTGGCGGGAAAGGTGGCCACCACGTACCGCCACTCCCAGCCCCCTTGGGGCAGGGGGTAGCGGTACCAGGCCACCCAGACCGGGAAGGAAAGCCCCCAAAGGTAGACCCGGCTCCCCTGCCGCCTGAGGTCCCCAAGCCTCCCCCCTTCCCGCAGCCTCCGGTCCCGCCGCGTCCCCACCACCGCTTCAAAACCCAACCGCTTCACCCCGAAAAGGAACCGGGTGGTGCCAAAGGCCGCATCCGCGGCCACCCGTATCCGGAAGGCCCGGCGCATCCAGGGGGGCAGAGAGGCCAGGAGGCTTAGGGCCAGGCGGGAGAGGGCCTTCTCCCCCTTGCCCCGCCAGAGGCGGTAGGCCCAAGGGATGCGGAGGTCTCCGTAGACGAGGTAGAGGACCACCAGATGGAGTCCCCACTTGCCGTGAAAAAAGGAGAGGGGCAGGGGCCTGGAAACGGCCCCGCTTCTCCAGAGTGACTAGGTCCAGGACCACCAGGAGACGGGGCTTGGGGCCTTTTTTCTTTCTGGCCCGGTCCAGGGCTTTCTCGGCCTCTTTTCTTGCCAGGCGGATGAGAGCGCGGGTGGGCCAGGGGTAGCGGTTGAGGAAGCGAGAGAGGGCGGAGGGGGACTTGACCTGGCTGTGCTGGGGTCTGGCCTTGCCGTGGCCGTGGAGGAGGAGCAAGAGCAGGGCCTTGAGGGATTCCTGGAGGTGGGGGCTTGGCAAAAGGGCCAGGAGGGTCCAAAGTAGGGACAGGGCCGCTTGGGTCATGGCACCCGTCATCAGACGGGAAACCAGCGGCCCCTTTCAAGTGGTCCTGGCGCATAGGTATCCCCAGGGTGCATAAGTGCAAGTTTTGAGTCAACCGACTTTTTTACATGAGTCGGAAATCGTGGCGCCCCCGCGGAAGGATCGCGCGGCTCGAGCGGACGCGGAGCCCTCACAACGACCGAATCCCCTGAGCCTTTGGGGTAAGGCGACGAAACAGAACAGCGCGATAGGGCATGCATCCTCGCGAGGTCCTGTTAGAATAACCCAAAGGATGCCCGTACCGGGAGGCCATCTTATGAAACGAGCCTGGTTGACCGCAGTAATATTCGGGGCCCTGGTGGCCTTTGCGGAACCTCAATCCACAGACCCTAGCGTTCTCGAGGCGCAGCTCCAACAAAACCCATCCGATCTGCCTACCCGCATTGCCCTCGGCCGGGCCTACCTGGAGGCTGGACGGTACGAGGACGCGGCTCGGTTGTTTGAGGATGTACTGGCCCTGGATTACAACAACTTCGCCGCGCATTTCGGTTTAGGGTTGGCGCACTACCGTCAAGGGAACCTCAAAGCCGCTCGTTTCGAGTTCGAGCAGCTTACCCACCTCTACCCGGAGCGTTTTGAAGGATGGTACAACCTCGCGGTGGTCTACGCCCAAGCGAACAACTGGGAAGCCGCGACCGAAGCCTTCACCCGAGCGATTGAGTTGGGTGAGGCCCAGGACCTCGCCACTCCAGAGCTCAAGCAAGCTTACCTGGGCCTGGCCGAGGCGCACCGCAAACAAGGTCGGCCCGACCAGGCCGCCGAGGTCCTCAAGCGGGCCCTGGCCCGTTTTGAGGGAGACCTGGAGGTTACCTACCTCCTAGCGGAAAATCTCACCCTCGCAGGAGAAGCCCTCGAGGCTATCCCCCACCTGTACAGCGTGTTGCAGAAGGACCGGGGGCATGTGGCTGCCGTAAGCTTGCTGGCGGATATCTACGTGGGGCAGGGGCTTAGGGACCGGGCCTTGCGCGAGCTGGATCGCTCCCTCGCCCAGGCGGCGGACCCCCGCATCCAGGCCCAGCTCCTCTTAAAGAAGGCGTTGCTTCTCCAAGGCGCGCAACCCCATCAGAGCCGGGAGCTGCTCGAGCAGGCCGTTCAGCTTGACCCCGATTTGTGGCAGGCGCACTACAACCTGGGGGTCGCCTGGCTTAAGGCGGGGGACCCCAGCCGAGCGATGCAGTCCTTCCGCCTCGCGTACCGGCTGCAGCCCAACGAGCCGCGCGTCCTGCTGGGAATGGCGGTGGCGGCGGATCAGTTAGGGGAATCTGCCGAAGCGCTGCGCTTTGCTGGACTTGCTGCAGCGATCGCAGAGGGCAGGACCAAAGCGGAAGCCCTGGTGCTCATCGGGAAGAGCGCGTACCGGTTAGGGCGGTATGATGCGGCCCTCGAGGCCCTGGGGCAAGCGGTCGCGCTGGACGATCAGGACGGTCAGGCGTGGTTGTGGTTGGGACTCGCCGCTTACGCCGCGCGCGACTTTTCCCGAGCGGTGGAGGCCCTGGAGCGCGCGGTGGCGATCGATGGCTCCCTAACCGCCCGCATGAACCTAGGGGCGGCGTACCTCGCGGTTAAGCGCTTTTCGGACGCGGAGCGCGTCCTGACGCAGGTGGTGCTCGAGGACGCGAACAACGCGGAAGCCTGGTACAACCTAGGGTGGGCCCTTAAGGCGTTGGCTCGCGATCAAGAAGCCCTTCGCGCTTGGAAGAAGGCCCTCGAGCTAGGGTACGAACCGGCTCGTGGGCTGGTGGACTAGGAGCGTCATGAGGTGGTTACGCGAAAACTGGATTGATGCGCTGGTGTTCAGCTTGTTCGCGCTGGTGGTGGTGGGCATCGTGCTCTTCTTGACCGGAGTGAACCCATTCCAGCGCGAAAGCCGCGCGGTGCGCGCCGCAACGCCTACTCCGCAGTCCCCGGCCACGGAGACGGTAGCCGCTCCCCCTACCGCGGCGCCCGCACCCCAGCCTCCCGCCGCGCCGGAATCCTCGCGGGAAGCCACGGCGACCGAACCCACGCCCGAGGCGCCTGCGGTCACGGTTCTACCACTGCCGCCCGCCATCGAGGAGGCTTCTCCGCCAAACCGCAGCGCGGGGGGGACGACCGTAGCCACGCGCCAGCCGCCAACGCCCAGCCCGTCCACCGTCACGCCCGCGCCAGCCGCTACCGAGCGAGAGGTGTTCCGCGTGGCGGTCGGGTCGTTCAGTAACCCGCAGAACGCTTTGCGGCTCGCGCAGAAGCTGGAAGAGGCGGGGTACCCGGTGCGCCTCGAGCCCATCGGACGGCTCACGCGGGTTGTGGTGGGGCCGTACGCGGAGCGCGCTCAGGCGGAGGCCGCGCACCAAGCCCTGCGCCTGTACGAGCCCCAGATCTACAAGGGCGACTCCCCGGAGGTGGACGACACGTACTTCCAGGTGGGCGCGTACCGGGACCTCGCGGTAGCGGAGGCGCTCGTGAAGCGTTTGCGGGACGCGGACTACCCGGTGGTGCTCTCGTACCGTTCCGGCCTCCTCCGGGTCTGGGTGGGGCCGCTCGCGCCGGAACAGGTGGAGGCCGTCCGGAACGGGCTTGAGGGCATGGGTCTCGAGGTCGTGGAGGCGCGGTGATGTCTAGGGAAACCCCGAAGATCCCGAACGCGACCATCTCCCGTTTGGTGACGTACTTGCGGATCCTGGAGAGCCTCGAGGAACGCGGCGTGAACCGCACCTCGAGCGAGCAGCTCGCGGAGGAGGCGCAGGTCACGGCGTTTCAGGTGCGTAAGGACCTCGCGTACTTTGGGAGTTATGGCACCCGGGGCGTGGGGTACACGGTTCAGGTGCTCAAGCGCGAGCTGCGCCAGATCCTGGGGCTGAACCGAAAGTGGGGGTTGTGCATCGTGGGGATGGGGCGTTTGGGGCAGGCGCTTGCGGACTACCCGGGGTTTGGGGAGACCTTTGAGCTTCGGGCGTTTTTTGATGTGGACCCGGAGAAGGTCGGGCAACGCATCCGCGGCATCGAGGTTCAGCACCTGAATGATCTGGCGCGTACCGTGGCGGAGCGGCACATCGAGGTGGGGTTGGTCACGGTGCCCGCCGAAGCCGCGCAGACGGTCGCGGACCAGCTGGTGGAGGCGGGCGTGCGCGGGATCTTGAATTTCGCGCCGGTGGTGCTCGAGGTGCCGAAGGAGGTCGCGGTGGAGTACGTGGACTTCCTTGCGGGCCTTTCCCGGTTGAGCTTTTTCATCCTAAACCCCAAGTGGAGAGAGGAGATGATGGGATGAAGCGCGTGCGTGGGCTTGTCGTGCTTGGGGCGCTGCTATTGATGGGCGTGTTGTCCGGGTGTGGGATGAACCTGGGCTTAGGAGATCCCTTGTATCGGGTGCAGTTCGACCCGGTCAGCTTTGGGTACGAGGTGACCCAGGATGGGATCCAGGTTGTGAGCAACCAGGCTCGGGTGCACGTGACGCCTGGTGCGCCGGGCGGGTGGCTCGAGGGGTACGAGATCACGTACCTGGATCCGGACGGAAACGTGATTCGCGGGCAACCGAACGGGTTGGGTGACGCGAAGGTGCGGATTCCGCCGGGGTACGTTTGCACCGAGACGCCCGCCGAGACCTGCACCCTTTCTTCGCCGGACGTGGCCTTCGCACCGAACGCTTCCGATTGGTTCACCGGGATTAGTCTGGACGCGGATATCGTGAACCTGCACTTGGACGCGGTGAATAACGGGGCAGCCTCGATCAACTGGCGGGCGGTCATCACCTTCACCGCACGGACCGATACCGGGCAGACGGTCACTTGGACGCAGACCGTGCGCATTCTGTACCCCTTGAGCCAGGGGCAGTAAAACACATCCCCAGGCCGCTGAACCAGAGCGGCCTGGGGTATACTTTTTGCGGTGAATGCTGAGACGCTGACCCTGGATCTTGAAACCTCCTTGGGCCGCTTCGAGGCGCGCCTGCGCGAACTGGTGGACTCCGATGTGGAGTTCATTCGTTTGATTCAGGATGATCTGGTGACCGCTGGCGGGAAGCGGATCCGGCCCCGGTTGGTGTTGTTGGCCTCGCGGGCGCTCGGGGGGGTCCCTAGGGAGATGGAGTTGGCGCTGGCCGTCGAGCTGCTGCACTCGGCTACATTGCTGCACGATGACTTGGTGGATGACGCCGAGACCCGGCGTGGGCGCGAGGCCGCGTTTCGGAAGTACGGGAACGCGGTCTCGGTGCTTTCAGGGGATTACCTGCTTTCTCGGGTGCTGTACCTTTTAGCGGAGACCGGTCGCTTAGAGCTCGTGCGGCTTTTCGCTGACGTGGCGCGGCAGCTTGCGGAAGGGGAGGTTTTCCAGTTCCAGGTCGCGGCCTTGGGGGAGTATTCCAAGGCCAACTACGAGCGGATCATCGCAGGCAAGACGGCTGCCTTGATGCGCGCCTGCACCGAGGGGGTGGCCCTGCTCGCTGACGCGGCACCTATGGTGCGCGAGGCGTTGCGGCGCTTCGGGTACGAGTACGGCATGGTCTTCCAGATGCGCGACGACTACCTGGACTTGATGGGGGACGGGCAGGTGCTGGGCAAACCCGTCGGGGGGGATGTACGCGAGGGTAAGGTCACCTTGATCACGCTGCACCTCCTCGAGCGCGCTGCTGAAGAAGTCGGGCCGATCCTGGCCCGCCGGGCTGCGAAACCGGGGGATATCGCGCGGTTGCGAGAGCTGGCCATCGCGACGGGCGCGGCGGAGGCGGTCGTGGAGGCGATTACCGCGCGCGCCGAACAGGCCGTCGCGGCCCTTGATCCGCTGCCCGACTCGCCGGCAAAAGCGCAGCTTATCGAGCTTGCCCGTTCGGAAGTTCGCCGGGTTCGGTAGTATAATCCGCCGTGGTGAGCCAAGGAGGTCGGCATGCTAAAGACGGCCTATGAACCCCCCGGAGATAGCGGGCTGTGGCAGTTGTTCCTGGAGAACCTCGAGCGGACCTTACACCACACACGCACCCACCCCGCGACGGTGGAGTACCTGATTCACCCCAGACGCACCCTCACCTTATCCGTGCCGGTCCGAATGGATGACGGCACGGTTCGTTTTTTCACAGGGTACCGGGTGGTGCACAACATCGCCCGGGGGCCCTCCAAGGGGGGGGTCCGGTACCACCCGGCCGTGACGATGGGGGAGACCGTAGGGCTTGCGGCCTGGATGACCCTAAAGTGCGGCGTCTTCCGCTTGCCGTATGGGGGGGCGGCCGGCGGGGTAGCCGTGGATCCCCGAGAGCTCTCCCCCCGGGAGCTCGAGCGCTTGTCGCGCCGGTACGTCGCGGAGCTGGTGGACGTGATCGGCCCCGACTCGGACATTCTGGGACCGGACCTGGGGACGGACGAGCGGGTGATGGCCTGGTTCATGGATACTTACTCCATGACGAAGGGGTACACCTCTCCGGGCGTGGTGACCGGGAAGCCGCTCCAACTTGGGGGTACGGCAGGCCGCGGGGACGCTGCGGGGCGCGGGATCGTGTACGTGCTGGAGGAGACGGCGCGGCGGTCCGGGCACCCGTTTAAGGGCGCGACCGTTGCGGTGCAGGGGTTCGGTAAGGTCGGGCGTACCGCGGCTGGGTTGCTTCACCAGGCGGGGCTTAAGGTCGTGGCGGTCTCGACCCGTACCGTGGGGGTGTACAACCCCAAGGGGCTGGATATCCCCGATGTGGCCCGTTATTACCAGGAGAACGGGTTCTTGCAAGGGTATCCGGGAGCGGAGGAGATCAGCAACGACGAGTTGTTGGCGTTAGAGGTGGACTACCTCATCCCCGCGGCTTTCGAGAATGTGGTGCATCGGGAGAATGCACGTGAAGTGCGGGCCAAGGTCGTGATTGAGGGGGCGAACGCCCCGCTCACGGGCGAAGCGGACGAGATCCTGCGGGAGCGCGGGGTCCTGGTCGTGCCGGATATCGTAGCGAACGGCGGTGGGGTGGTGGTCTCGTACCTGGAGTGGGTGCAGAACTTCTCCATGTTCTTCTGGACGGAAGCCGAGGTGCAGCAGAAGCTCCGCGAGGTGATGCAGCGCACGCTGGACGAGGTGTGGAGCATCGCTGAGCGGGACAAGATCGACCTGCGCCTGGCGGCTTACGTGTTGAGCGTGACCCGTATTAACGAAGCGACCAAGTTGAGGGGTGTGTACCCGTGAGAGAGGCGACGCTTTCTTACCTCAAGGAAGAGACGATGGGGCCTTGGGAGATCTATCTCGCGCAGGTGGATCGCGTGATTCCCTACTTGGGAAAGCTGGCGTACTGGGCGGAAACCCTGAAGCGCCCCAAACGCGTCCTGATCGTGGACGTGCCCATCCACTTAGACGACGGCACCGTAGCGCACTTCGAGGGGTACCGGGTCCATCACAACACTTCCCGAGGGCCGGCCAAGGGCGGGGTACGCTTCCACCCCGACGTCACGCTCTCCGAGGTCATGGCCCTGGCGGCTTGGATGACGATCAAGAACGCCGCGGTCGGGTTGCCGTATGGCGGGGGTAAGGGCGGCATCCGGGTGGATCCCACCAAGCTCTCCCCGGGGGAGCTCGAGCGCCTGACCCGCCGCTACACCTCCGAGATCGGGATCCTCCTCGCGCCCGAGAAGGACATCCCCGCTCCGGACGTGGGGACGGGCCAGCGGGAGATGGCCTGGATGATGGACACCTACTCCATGAATATCGGGCGTACCGCGCCGGGGGTGGTGACCGGGAAGCCCATCGCGGTCGGGGGGTCGCTCGGCCGCCAGGACGCGACGGGGAACGGGGTGTTCTACACGGCGGCCGCTGCGGCGCAGAAGATCGGGCTGGAGATCGAAGGCAGCCGCGTGGTGATCCAGGGCTTTGGTAACGTGGGGAACGCCGCGGCGCGGGCCTTCCACGATCACGGCGCGCGGCTCGTGGCGGTCTCCGACGTGACCGGAGCGATCATCAACGAGGGGGGGATTGACCCGTATGATCTCCTGCGCCACGTGCAGGAGAACGGCGGGGTGCGCGGGTACCCGAAGGCGGAGCCGTTGCCGGCCGCGGAGCTCTTCCACGTGCCGTGCGAGTTCTTGGTTCCCGCAGCGCTCGAGAAGCAGATCACCGAGCAGAACGCCTGGCGCATCCAGACCAAGATCGTGGTGGAAGGTGCGAACGGCCCCACGACCCCCGCGGCGGACGATATCCTCTCCGAGCGCGGCATCGTGGTGGTGCCGGACGTAATCGCAAACGCCGGAGGCGTGACGGTCTCGTACTTTGAGTGGGTGCAGGACTTTAACTCGTACTTCTGGAGCGAGGAGGAGATCAACCGGAATCTGCGCCGCGTACTCCAGGATGCTTTTGAGGCGGTCTGGCAGGTGCACGAGGAGAAGCGGGTTACCCTGCGCACGGCGGCGTACATCGTCGCGGCCACGCGGGTCCTCGAGGCCCGCGCGCTGCGCGGGTTGTACCCGTAACGGGACCGGGGATGCGGGTTCCTGGCCCCGGCCTCGTGCCGGGGCCGATGCCCTATGCTAGGAGTATGGCGGCCCAGGTGATGCCCGAGGACTGGCCGCACTGGGGGCGGGTGGTCCTCAAGCCGTTTGCCGTGGGGCTTACCGATGAGGAGTGGCGCCGGTTCTACGAGTGCTTCAGAGACCCTGAGATCGCGGCGTGGAACGGCAACCGACCCCTCCGGATGCCCTTGTGGTTGTTTAAGCGCGTGGTGCTTGGCGAGCTGAAGCGCGGGGATCGGTTGGGGTTCGGCATTCTGGATGAGCACGGTGAATGGATCGGTACGATCGAGCTGTACGACATGACCGTGCGTGAGGCGACGCTCGGCATCATCATTGGGGCTAAGGACCGCTGGGGACACGGGTACGGCACGGAGGCGGTACGGGCTTTGCTCGCCTACGCCTTCGAGCGGCTGGGGCTCGAGCGGGTGCGCTTAAAGACCTTCCGGCACAACCTGCGGGCCCGGCGCGCCTTTGAGAAGGCGGGGTTCCGGCTGGTGCGCTTCGAGCCGTTGCCCGGCGGCAAGGAGGACGCGCACATGGAGGTATCGCGGGAGGAGTGGGATGCGGCTCTGGGTTCCGGAGGGCACCAAAGCTAAGTACCTGGAGGGCCTCCCGGAGGAAGTCGAGGTGGGGTACTTCCCCAAGGAAGGCCCCTTCCCGGACGAGATCGAGACGGTGGAGTTCCTGGTGCCGCCCTTTGGGCAGCGCGACCGGGTGCAGGAGGCCCTAGCCCGCATGCCGCGCCTGAGGGTCGTGCAGACCCTGTCAGCCGGTGTGGATTGGATTTTGCCGCTCGTGCCTCCAGGCGTGACGCTTGCGGACGCCCGGGGGGTGCACGACACCCCGGTCGCGGAGTGGGTGGTCGGGGCGATTCTCGCCATGTACAAGCGCTTCCCGGAGTTCCGGGATTTCCAGAGGCGGTCGCGCTGGGAGCCCTTGAAGCTCGCGGACCTCGAGGGGCAGGTCGTGCTCATCCTGGGGTACGGTTCGATCGGGGAGGCGGTGGAAGCCCGGCTGAAGCCTTTTGGGGTGCGGGTCCTTCGGGTGGCGCGCAGGCCCCGGCCGGGCGTCCACCCTCCCGAAATGCTGGCGGCGCTGCTGCCTGAGGCGGACGTGGTGGTGCTTTTGCTTCCGCTCACCCGGGAGACCGAAGGGATGGTGGACGCGCGCTTCCTCGCGCGGATGAAGCCCGGCGCGTTGCTGGTGAACGCGGCGCGCGGCCGGGTGGTACGGACCCCGGCGCTGCTAGAGGCGTTGGAGGCTGGCCGGATCCGCGCGGTTCTTGACGTGACGGACCCCGAGCCTTTACCCGAGGACCACCC
This region of Marinithermus hydrothermalis DSM 14884 genomic DNA includes:
- the rpsO gene encoding 30S ribosomal protein S15 gives rise to the protein MSITTEEKQRIIQEFARFPGDTGSTEVQVALLTARINRLSEHLRVHKHDYHSHRGLLKLVGRRKRLLRYLEREDEGRYKALIEKLGLRK
- a CDS encoding DUF420 domain-containing protein, with the translated sequence MPDVIGLLAVWSIVISGGFLLLGVGLIRRGNVRWHHRAMLTATVFAALFLVFYLAKWALIGTTRYAGPEAWRAAYYFVLFTHTLLAAVNGPLALVVLYNAFKGRFDRHKAWARWTVPIWLYVALSGWIIYVVLRLYGEKADGIAF
- a CDS encoding tetratricopeptide repeat protein; the encoded protein is MKRAWLTAVIFGALVAFAEPQSTDPSVLEAQLQQNPSDLPTRIALGRAYLEAGRYEDAARLFEDVLALDYNNFAAHFGLGLAHYRQGNLKAARFEFEQLTHLYPERFEGWYNLAVVYAQANNWEAATEAFTRAIELGEAQDLATPELKQAYLGLAEAHRKQGRPDQAAEVLKRALARFEGDLEVTYLLAENLTLAGEALEAIPHLYSVLQKDRGHVAAVSLLADIYVGQGLRDRALRELDRSLAQAADPRIQAQLLLKKALLLQGAQPHQSRELLEQAVQLDPDLWQAHYNLGVAWLKAGDPSRAMQSFRLAYRLQPNEPRVLLGMAVAADQLGESAEALRFAGLAAAIAEGRTKAEALVLIGKSAYRLGRYDAALEALGQAVALDDQDGQAWLWLGLAAYAARDFSRAVEALERAVAIDGSLTARMNLGAAYLAVKRFSDAERVLTQVVLEDANNAEAWYNLGWALKALARDQEALRAWKKALELGYEPARGLVD
- a CDS encoding SPOR domain-containing protein, translating into MRWLRENWIDALVFSLFALVVVGIVLFLTGVNPFQRESRAVRAATPTPQSPATETVAAPPTAAPAPQPPAAPESSREATATEPTPEAPAVTVLPLPPAIEEASPPNRSAGGTTVATRQPPTPSPSTVTPAPAATEREVFRVAVGSFSNPQNALRLAQKLEEAGYPVRLEPIGRLTRVVVGPYAERAQAEAAHQALRLYEPQIYKGDSPEVDDTYFQVGAYRDLAVAEALVKRLRDADYPVVLSYRSGLLRVWVGPLAPEQVEAVRNGLEGMGLEVVEAR
- a CDS encoding redox-sensing transcriptional repressor Rex translates to MSRETPKIPNATISRLVTYLRILESLEERGVNRTSSEQLAEEAQVTAFQVRKDLAYFGSYGTRGVGYTVQVLKRELRQILGLNRKWGLCIVGMGRLGQALADYPGFGETFELRAFFDVDPEKVGQRIRGIEVQHLNDLARTVAERHIEVGLVTVPAEAAQTVADQLVEAGVRGILNFAPVVLEVPKEVAVEYVDFLAGLSRLSFFILNPKWREEMMG
- a CDS encoding polyprenyl synthetase family protein, yielding MNAETLTLDLETSLGRFEARLRELVDSDVEFIRLIQDDLVTAGGKRIRPRLVLLASRALGGVPREMELALAVELLHSATLLHDDLVDDAETRRGREAAFRKYGNAVSVLSGDYLLSRVLYLLAETGRLELVRLFADVARQLAEGEVFQFQVAALGEYSKANYERIIAGKTAALMRACTEGVALLADAAPMVREALRRFGYEYGMVFQMRDDYLDLMGDGQVLGKPVGGDVREGKVTLITLHLLERAAEEVGPILARRAAKPGDIARLRELAIATGAAEAVVEAITARAEQAVAALDPLPDSPAKAQLIELARSEVRRVR
- a CDS encoding Glu/Leu/Phe/Val family dehydrogenase, which gives rise to MLKTAYEPPGDSGLWQLFLENLERTLHHTRTHPATVEYLIHPRRTLTLSVPVRMDDGTVRFFTGYRVVHNIARGPSKGGVRYHPAVTMGETVGLAAWMTLKCGVFRLPYGGAAGGVAVDPRELSPRELERLSRRYVAELVDVIGPDSDILGPDLGTDERVMAWFMDTYSMTKGYTSPGVVTGKPLQLGGTAGRGDAAGRGIVYVLEETARRSGHPFKGATVAVQGFGKVGRTAAGLLHQAGLKVVAVSTRTVGVYNPKGLDIPDVARYYQENGFLQGYPGAEEISNDELLALEVDYLIPAAFENVVHRENAREVRAKVVIEGANAPLTGEADEILRERGVLVVPDIVANGGGVVVSYLEWVQNFSMFFWTEAEVQQKLREVMQRTLDEVWSIAERDKIDLRLAAYVLSVTRINEATKLRGVYP
- a CDS encoding Glu/Leu/Phe/Val family dehydrogenase, which encodes MGPWEIYLAQVDRVIPYLGKLAYWAETLKRPKRVLIVDVPIHLDDGTVAHFEGYRVHHNTSRGPAKGGVRFHPDVTLSEVMALAAWMTIKNAAVGLPYGGGKGGIRVDPTKLSPGELERLTRRYTSEIGILLAPEKDIPAPDVGTGQREMAWMMDTYSMNIGRTAPGVVTGKPIAVGGSLGRQDATGNGVFYTAAAAAQKIGLEIEGSRVVIQGFGNVGNAAARAFHDHGARLVAVSDVTGAIINEGGIDPYDLLRHVQENGGVRGYPKAEPLPAAELFHVPCEFLVPAALEKQITEQNAWRIQTKIVVEGANGPTTPAADDILSERGIVVVPDVIANAGGVTVSYFEWVQDFNSYFWSEEEINRNLRRVLQDAFEAVWQVHEEKRVTLRTAAYIVAATRVLEARALRGLYP
- a CDS encoding GNAT family N-acetyltransferase, encoding MAAQVMPEDWPHWGRVVLKPFAVGLTDEEWRRFYECFRDPEIAAWNGNRPLRMPLWLFKRVVLGELKRGDRLGFGILDEHGEWIGTIELYDMTVREATLGIIIGAKDRWGHGYGTEAVRALLAYAFERLGLERVRLKTFRHNLRARRAFEKAGFRLVRFEPLPGGKEDAHMEVSREEWDAALGSGGHQS